The Bacteroidales bacterium nucleotide sequence GCAGGAAGGTGAGCAAGAAATCCAGATGATTCAGAATGTTATGGATTTTCATGTCACGAAGGTTCGGGAATGTATGGTTCCCCGAAATGAGATTGTGGCTGCAGATGAAATGGATTCAATACAGGAATTACACTCAATATTCCTTGAATCTGACCATTCGAAAATATTAGTATACCAGGGTACAGTCGATCATATTATAGGGTATGTCCATTTATATGACCTTTTCTCCAAACCAGCTACAATTAAACAAGTTGCTAAACCTGTTCTGCTGGTTCCGGAAACTATTACTGCCAGCAAAGTATTGAATATGCTGATAGAACAAAGAAAAAGTGTCGCCGTTATTGTTGATGAATTTGGGGGGACAGCTGGTATGGTCACCACAGAAGACCTTATTGAAGAAATTTTTGGAGAAATTGAAGATGAATTTGACCTGGAAGAATTCACTGAGAAACAAAATGATCCCAATGAGTTCATTTTTGCCGGAAGACTTGAGATAGATTATCTTAATAAAGAATACTCCCTCGAATTACCGGAATCTGCTGAATATGAAACTTTGGCTGGTTTAATTATACATTATCACCAAAGTATACCTTCAGTCGGAGAACAAATAAGTATTCTGGATTTAACTTTTACAATTCTCGAAGCCACAGAAACACGGATAGAAAAAGTACAGTTGAATCTTATTTCCAGATAGCTTTCCCAATTTTGAATCAGACGGGTTTACCTATCTGGATACAATATTCAGGATATAGAACCATTTTATCCTATAAATATTTCCTGTTACCATGGCAAAACATCTAATTCCTTCATTCATAAATATTTTAATACTCCTTTAATTCACTTAAATATCAAATATATTTTTCAACTTCCAGATTTATTGTAAATTTGCACCTCTTTTTCAAAAACTATAAAAAAATACAAATGGCTATTATCGGAGAAATTCGTAAACATTATTGGTTACTTGTCGCCATTATTGGTGTTGCACTTCTACTCTTTGTTCTAAGTGATTTTTCAAGGAAAAGGACCAAGCAGACTACGACCATTGGAACTATAGCCGGAGAGAAGGTTTCTGCTATGGAGTTCAACAAGAAGGTTGAAGACAATATTGAAATTCAGAAAGCTAACACTGGCAAGCAAAACCTTACTGCTGATGAGGCGTTCCAGATCCGTCAGGGAACCTGGCAACAAGTTCTGAATGAGGTCATAATGAATAAACAATATGAGAAACTGGGGATCTCTGTTACTAAAGAAGAACTGAGTGACCTTATCAGGGGTAAAAACCCTCACTCATATATATTACAGAGTTTTACAGATCCAAACACCGGTAAGTTTGATCAAAAGGCTGTAGATAACTTCCTCCAGAATCTGGATAATGTTGAACCTGCTATGAAGGCTCGGTATTTATCCATGGAAAAAGCTATCAAAGAAGATCGTTTGACTAACAAATTCAATAATCTGCTTATCAAAGGGTTTTATGTTCCTACTGCTTTCGCCAGTCGTAATTATGATGAAACCAACAAAATGGCCCAGGTCCGTCTGACAGGTGTGCGATATCAGATTGTTTCTGATAGCACGGTAACGGTTACTGATGCTGATTATGAAAAATATTACAAGGAAAACAGCTTCCGTTATGTCCAGGATAAACCTGTCCGTGATCTGGAATATGTTCTTTTTGACCCAAAACCATCAGAAGAGGACATGATGAAAATCAAGAGTGACATAAAAATGCTCTACGAAGAATTTGGAGCTGTTACTGATGTCCCTGGTTTTGTTAACGCTAATTCGGATACCCGATATGACAGCACCTGGAAAAAGCGTGGCTCTTTTTCACCTTATATTGACTCATTGCTCTTTAGTTTACCTATCGGTATCGTAATGGAACCATTCGAGGATAATGGTATGCTTAGAATATTCAGGGTTGTAGATAAACAAGCAAGACCTGATTCATTGAAAGCCAGTCACATCCTGATCTCATATGCAGGTACTCCTATAGAGACTGCAAAACGCTCCAAAGAAGCTGCTGTTAAAGAGTCGGATAGCATCCTGGCCATGGTGAAAAAGAATCCGGCTTTGTTTGAAACAATTGCTGCCAATAATTCAGATGATGAAACAGCTAAGAAACAAAGTGGTGACCTTGGTTGGTTTGTTGACGGTGCAATGGTTCCTGCATTTAATGATGCAGTAATTAAAGGCTCAGTGGGTGATATTGTCAAGGTTGAAACACAGTTTGGCTATCATATTATTAAAATTACCGGTAAAAAAGACCCTGAGACAAAAATCAGGGTAGCCAGTGTTGATCGCCGGATAGAAGCCAGTGCAAAAACCATTGAAAAAATCTACAATGAAGCCAGCCTTTTTGCAGCTGATAACAATACAATTGAAAAGTTTGATAAAGCTATCAAGGATAAAGGATTGGAACTTCGCACTTCTGACCGTACCGATGCAATGGCTGACAAATTACCTGGAGTGGATCGTGCACGTGAAATTGTTCGCTGGGCTTTTAATGAAGATACTAAAAAAGGAACAGTATCAAATGTGTTTGATACAGAAGGACTCTATGTGATTGCTGCTGTTAAAACAGTTGTGGAAAAAGGTCCTGTTCCTCTTGATGTTCTCAAAGAATCGATTAAACCACTGGTAATCCGCGAAAAGAAAGCGGAATTAATCACCAAAAAGATTAATAATCAGTTTGCCAAACTAAAAGACATTAATACTATTATCCAGGAATATAAGGTAAAAATTGACACTGTTGAGGTTTCCTTTGCAAGTGCAAATATCCCTGGATTTGGTCATGAGCCTAAGGTTGTCGGAAGTCTCTTTTCCATGAAGAAAGGTCAGATGTCGGCACCAATTCAGGGTGAACAGGCTGTATATATTTTGATCTTTGATGGAATGAAAGAAGCTCCGGCAACGAAGGAATTTGAAAACCAAAAACGTCAAATTGCCATGAACTTCCAGTCCAGAATCTATCAGGTGATGAATATTCTGCAGGAAAAGGCAGATATTAAAGATAATAGGATACTATTCTACTAGGATACTTGATTGGTCAAAAGCAAGGCTGGCAGTTCTTCTGTCAGCCTTTCTTTTTATATCCATATAAAGTCTCTTTGCTGGATCGTTTTGATGAAATATGTAACCCTGAAGCAAATAAATATACAGTAAGTCACTCCTGTTTATCGAAATGGAAGCTCGGGTTTAAGTTTTCTGAACGGTAGTTTTAGACTAGCTGAAGCCGATTTGCATCCTGCTTAATAAAGATAAATACCAGGATAGTAAAAGCCCAAAGGGAAGATCCTCCATAGCTGTAGAAGGGGAGAGGGATGCCTACAACAGGCATGAGGCCGATAGTCATTCCAATATTTACAAAGAAATGAAAGAACAATATGGAGGCAACACCATAGCCATATATTCTGCTGAAATCGGATCGCTGTCGTTCCGCCAAAAGAATAATCCTGACACAGAGATAAATATAAAGGGAGATCACAAATAGGGCTCCAAGAAACCCCCATTCCTCACCTACAGTGCAAAATATAAAGTCAGTACTTTGTTCCGGCACAAAATTAAATTTTGTTTGAGTGCCTTTAAGAAATCCTTTTCCTACTAATCCCCCTGAACCTATCGCAATTTTTGATTGATTTACATTGTAACCGGCTCCCTTTAAATCAATCTCTTTTCCCAAAAGAACGTTGATACGTGTTTTCTGATGAGGTTCCAGAATATTCTCAAATGCATAATCCAGCGCAAAAGTAAAAGCTGCAGCAATAATGAATATTCCGATAAGTGTCATGATGTTTTTTCTGTTGCGCCTGATAAATAGCATCATAGCTGCAATAATCACAGCCAGGATTCCAATGACCCAATACCTGTCGAACATCAAGGTCACAATCGACAACATGGCTGTTGCTACACCAATGAGCAGAATAACACCGGAAAGGCCTTGACGATAGAGTACCAGAACCAGTGATGTGTAAACAATTGCAGAGCCCGTATCATTTTGAAGGAGTATAAGTAATGCAGGAACACCAATCAAAATCAACGGTATTATTTTAGACTTAGGTCGCTGCTTGTCAAAGTCGAGGGTGCTGAGATACCTTGCAATAGCCAGTGTTGTAGCAAATTTGGCGAATTCGGCAGGTTGAAGGGCAAAGCTGCCAATTTGAAACCATGATTTTGAACCGGAAATTTCCTTCCCTAAAACAAGAACCGCAATAAGCAATAGGATTGTAGATCCATAAATGATGTATGCAAAGGCAGGGAAGAACTTAACATCAGTGAGCATAACCATTAAAGCCAATCCAAGGGCTGTGACTATCCATAGAGCCTGTTTACCATAGGCTTGTGAAAGGTCAAAAATACTCGCGTGCTGGTCGTTATATACCGCGGCATATATGTTTACCCATCCTGTAATCACCAATAGCAGGTAAATGAACAGCATAGGCTTGTCAATATTACGTAAGATTCCTTTTTCCTCTTTCAATTGTTAAGAAGGTTCATGTTTAATATCCGATCCTCAAGGTCTTTCCTTGTGATTTTCCTTTTTACGTACTTTTCAATCATTAGTGAAGCAATAGGTGCTGCATAGGTAGATCCAAATCCGGCATTCTCCACAATCACACAAATAGCAATCTTTGGATTATCCAGGGGAGCAAATCCAATGAATACTGAATGAGGTTTACCGTGAGGGTTATCTGCTGTACCTGTTTTCCCTGCCATAGGGATGCTGTCCATTTTGTATGCCCTGGCTGTACCCATTTCAACAACTTCCTCCATCCCTTTTCTGACAACATCCACATACTCAGGTTGTATGCTGATGATATTTCTTTTTTTTGTAAAATCGGTCAGGTTCTTTTCTGTTCCTAATGCCCGAACAATATGAGGAGGATAAAACCATCCCCGGTTGGCCACCATGGCTGAATAATTAACCAGCTGCAATGGTGTCACTGTGATTTCCCCCTGACCAATAGAAAGTGATCGAACCGTCATTGCATTCCAATGACCGGCACCATAAATCTTATCAAAGAATTCAGCAGTAGGGAGAATACCTTTTACTTCATAAGGTAAGTCAGATTCAAGAGACCTGCCAAATCCCATGCTCAAAAGATGGTTCCTCCATACATTATATCGCTCTTTTACTGAACCATAATCCTGGTCATTCATCAATGCCCTGAAAACCTGCCAATGGAATGGATTACAGGATTGCTGAATAGCTGTATAAACATCAAGGGGACTTTGGTGATTATGAGTACATCGTATCGGTGAGGAGCCTGGTCCCTGGCAGGAAAATCGTGTTGCAGAGGTGATAACTCCTTCCTGTAGGCCAATAAGATCGTTTGCCATCTTAAAAGTGGATCCTGGTGGATAAGTTCCTGCAATTGCACGATTGAGTAAAGGCTTAATGGGATCTTTATTCAGAAGGTCAAAATTCTTACCTCTCACCCTTCCAACAAGCAGATTCGGATCATATCCAGGGCTGGATAGAAAACAAAGGATTTCTCCGGTTTTAGGTTCTATCGCAACAACACTTCCTCTCTTATTCTGCATAAGCAACTCCCCATAGGCCTGTAATTCAGCATCAAGACCAGTGTAAAGGTCATTCCCCATCACTGCAGCGGTGTCATATTTTCCGTTCTCGAAACTACCCACATCTCTGTTAAATACATCCACCATCCGAATTTTCAATCCCTTTACCCCTCGCAATTCATCTTCATATGATCTTTCAATACCACTTATACCTATATAGTCTCCCTGCCTGTAATAAGGATCTTTCTCAATTTGCTTCTGAGTTACTTCCCCAATATATCCCATGATATGAGCTCCTATAGCCATCGGATATTTTCGTAAAGTCCTCGGTTGAACAAAGAAGCCCTGGAAGCGGTAAAGCTTTTCTTCAATATAACCATAGGTTTCTTTTGAGATTTGCTTTTCGAAAGCAGTTGCAAGGTGGGGAGAATAATCCCTTGCTTTCTTCATGCGATCAATGAAACCTTGCTTTTCAATCTCAAGAAGGCGACAAATTTCTGCTGTATCAATATTTTTGACCTGGTTAGGAATTACCATCAGATCATAAACTGCTTCATTATAAACGATCAGTTTGCCGTTTCTGTCATAGATCAGGCCTCGTGCAGGGAATTGAGTAACATACCTGAGTACATTGTTATTTGCAGAAAGGGTATAACTCCGGTCAACAATCTGAATGTAAAACAGGCGCAAAATATAAATGAATCCAATAACTATGAATGTCGTAACAATCACGATTTTTCGATCGGCATAAATACGACTGGCCATTGAGAATCAGTTAGATAAAGTAAATTGGAAGGGCATACCCGAATAAACAAAAATACATTTTTCACACAATACTTTATAAAGGATCAGAAGACTGTTATAGAAAGTTAAGAACAATCAAAATTGGATTAATTACTCCGTCTAAATCCAGGATCTGAGTTTATAATATAAGAGTGCGGCAGCTTCTCTAGCCACCTGGACTTCATAGATTAAATGATTCCAGAATTGATACCTTATTTGTTTATTATGCCCAATGGGGGGAAGGCCTTGCGTTCCTTTCAGATCCATATCATTAAAGAAAAGGTTCTTCTCATCGATGGAAATAGTGTATGTCGGGAATCCCTTCACAACCGTAAATCCAACTTTCTCAAAGGAAAGAATGGCACGATACATATGTTCAGGGGAGGTAACAATCGCAATAGGTTTCTTTTTGTCCAATAAGATTTCACCTATTTTCATGGCTTGCTGGCGTGTATTCCTTCCAATATTTTCAAATTGAATTCTATTGTTTTCCACACCTCGTAAGTTGAGTTCTTTTTTAAATTGAAGGGGTGAGTCAAGATCGTCTGCACTATCACCGGGTAATGCAATGATAATCTTTGACATAGGGTATTTCTGAGCTAGAATTGCAGTAAAATAGCTTCTCAGTAAACCGTCTTCACTTGGCATACCAGCCCCTCCCATTAGGATGATAGCTGATGGTTCACTAGCAATAATACCCTTGTGGGTTCCCAGCCAATGCCTGGCGTGAAAAGGAAGGGTTGTAAAGGCAAGGATTATGGCTAAAAGAAATATCAACCCTGCTGAATACATCAGGACTTTGAGAATTCTGTAAAACAAATGGATCTTTTTTTTCATTCAGAGACAAACAAAGTCAAGCCTCCATCATTTTTTCCATCATTGATTGTGCCGAAAAAATTCTCATCCATCTTTACTTCAAGTGAATTGGCCTGCAAATATTGAGCGGTTACCTTTACTTTCTGATCAGCTGATACCCTTACTTTAACATAATTGTAAACCATGCCTTCTCCTTTAGGATTCTTTATCAGTTTACTTTCTGAGAAAACAACGAACGCTTCCTTGTTTTTAACAGCGTTGGGTGCAAAAAACTCCCATGTGGAAAGCTGCATGCCTCCAATTGCATCGGGCACTTTTTCCTGTTCTTCATTATCACTGATCAACTTGAATTTTGAATACTGGAAAACAGCGGTAACTTTTTTTCCGTTTTTCAGGGTAGCCATCAGGTCATCAAATGAAGTGATTTGCTGGGATACTGAAGAAAAAGGTAATACTAGAACAAAAAGCGCAAGGATGAAGACATATTTTTTAAGCATATAGTTGTTATTTTCAGTTGATGATCTAGGGTTTTCGAATGATGAACAGAGGTGTCTGAATGATATTGCTGATGTGTTGAGCACGATCCTTAATAAATACCTCAAATCCTATGGTGTCACTCTCCAGAAGAGGCCATGCATAATAAAGTTCAAGGTCAATACTGATCTCACCTTTTATGTTTTTGTTTTTTCCGGCAGGGGTAAGTATGGGTATTCTTGCATTAAAACCAAGATTTGTATCTGAGGGAATCAATTCAGTCATTTGACCATTTTTCATATACATAAACTTCATATAGAAGTTATACTTGTATGGTTCAATTGTATCATAGTCATATAGCCCGATATCCCCATCCCCATCGGTGTAAGAAATTGTGAGCTGACCCAAAGAATCGTGGTTGTTAATATCTGACATTACTCCAAAACCCTGGTATTGGATTACTGGTTCAATAGGGTATTGATCTTCCTTAATGCAAGAGGTAAGCATACTAATGGCGGGCAGTAGCAGAAATAGGACTATCTTTGGCAAACTTTTCATCATTTTAATTCAGGGGAATAAAAATACAATTTTTTGAATGGAAAGGGAAACATTGAGACATCAGATATTTTCAGTCAGTAATCGTAAAGAATTCAACGATCTGGCGGTTAAAATATTTCATTATCAATATAAAGGAAATTCAATCTATCATCAATTCGTTGATGGACTTAAGAAAGATCCCTCAGATATCAATTCCATCCGGGAAATTCCTTTTCTGCCGGTTTCATTCTTTAAGACACATAAAGTAGTAACAGGGGACTACCCGGAGCAGTTGGTTTTTGAAAGTTCAGGGACCACAGGGATGGTTCCTGCCAGGCACTACATTGCTGATCCGGGGCTTTATGAAGAAAGCTTCACCCGGGGATTTGAAATGTTTTACAACTCTTTGAAGGATTACAATATTTTCGCACTTCTCCCTTCCTACCTTGAAAGAGGGAACTCCTCTCTTGTTTATATGATCGAAAAACTGCGATGGAAGAGTAACCAGCTTTTTGGTGGGTTCTATCTTAACGAATTGGATTCATTGGTGTTGCATCTAAATGAAGCCAGGGACGCGGGTAACAAAATTATTCTTTTCGGAGTCTCCTATGCACTTTTGGATTTGGTGGAAAAGTTTTCACTAAACCTCCAGGATGCACTGATTTTTGAAACAGGCGGAATGAAAGGCCGTAGGACAGAGCTGACAAGAATGGAATTGCATAACTCCCTCATGCAAGGATTTGGTGTCGGGTCTATACATTCAGAGTACGGAATGACCGAATTATTATCTCAGGCATGGTCAGGAGGTGAGGGAATTTATCATTGTCCTCCCTGGATGCAGATTATG carries:
- a CDS encoding HlyC/CorC family transporter; translated protein: MEIAFVSANKLKIELDKSKGFVSAKVLSGFMQKPSGFIGAMLLGNNVALVIYGIAMASLLDAFLLAYLPPFFHSEATILLLQTILSTLIILILAEFLPKVLFRINPNALLNLFAVPAYLLYLLLYPLIYLFIGISEFILKHLVGIKTGIQGYQFTALDLDEYIRDFYSPQTDQQEGEQEIQMIQNVMDFHVTKVRECMVPRNEIVAADEMDSIQELHSIFLESDHSKILVYQGTVDHIIGYVHLYDLFSKPATIKQVAKPVLLVPETITASKVLNMLIEQRKSVAVIVDEFGGTAGMVTTEDLIEEIFGEIEDEFDLEEFTEKQNDPNEFIFAGRLEIDYLNKEYSLELPESAEYETLAGLIIHYHQSIPSVGEQISILDLTFTILEATETRIEKVQLNLISR
- a CDS encoding peptidylprolyl isomerase codes for the protein MAIIGEIRKHYWLLVAIIGVALLLFVLSDFSRKRTKQTTTIGTIAGEKVSAMEFNKKVEDNIEIQKANTGKQNLTADEAFQIRQGTWQQVLNEVIMNKQYEKLGISVTKEELSDLIRGKNPHSYILQSFTDPNTGKFDQKAVDNFLQNLDNVEPAMKARYLSMEKAIKEDRLTNKFNNLLIKGFYVPTAFASRNYDETNKMAQVRLTGVRYQIVSDSTVTVTDADYEKYYKENSFRYVQDKPVRDLEYVLFDPKPSEEDMMKIKSDIKMLYEEFGAVTDVPGFVNANSDTRYDSTWKKRGSFSPYIDSLLFSLPIGIVMEPFEDNGMLRIFRVVDKQARPDSLKASHILISYAGTPIETAKRSKEAAVKESDSILAMVKKNPALFETIAANNSDDETAKKQSGDLGWFVDGAMVPAFNDAVIKGSVGDIVKVETQFGYHIIKITGKKDPETKIRVASVDRRIEASAKTIEKIYNEASLFAADNNTIEKFDKAIKDKGLELRTSDRTDAMADKLPGVDRAREIVRWAFNEDTKKGTVSNVFDTEGLYVIAAVKTVVEKGPVPLDVLKESIKPLVIREKKAELITKKINNQFAKLKDINTIIQEYKVKIDTVEVSFASANIPGFGHEPKVVGSLFSMKKGQMSAPIQGEQAVYILIFDGMKEAPATKEFENQKRQIAMNFQSRIYQVMNILQEKADIKDNRILFY
- the rodA gene encoding rod shape-determining protein RodA, whose protein sequence is MLFIYLLLVITGWVNIYAAVYNDQHASIFDLSQAYGKQALWIVTALGLALMVMLTDVKFFPAFAYIIYGSTILLLIAVLVLGKEISGSKSWFQIGSFALQPAEFAKFATTLAIARYLSTLDFDKQRPKSKIIPLILIGVPALLILLQNDTGSAIVYTSLVLVLYRQGLSGVILLIGVATAMLSIVTLMFDRYWVIGILAVIIAAMMLFIRRNRKNIMTLIGIFIIAAAFTFALDYAFENILEPHQKTRINVLLGKEIDLKGAGYNVNQSKIAIGSGGLVGKGFLKGTQTKFNFVPEQSTDFIFCTVGEEWGFLGALFVISLYIYLCVRIILLAERQRSDFSRIYGYGVASILFFHFFVNIGMTIGLMPVVGIPLPFYSYGGSSLWAFTILVFIFIKQDANRLQLV
- the mrdA gene encoding penicillin-binding protein 2 — encoded protein: MASRIYADRKIVIVTTFIVIGFIYILRLFYIQIVDRSYTLSANNNVLRYVTQFPARGLIYDRNGKLIVYNEAVYDLMVIPNQVKNIDTAEICRLLEIEKQGFIDRMKKARDYSPHLATAFEKQISKETYGYIEEKLYRFQGFFVQPRTLRKYPMAIGAHIMGYIGEVTQKQIEKDPYYRQGDYIGISGIERSYEDELRGVKGLKIRMVDVFNRDVGSFENGKYDTAAVMGNDLYTGLDAELQAYGELLMQNKRGSVVAIEPKTGEILCFLSSPGYDPNLLVGRVRGKNFDLLNKDPIKPLLNRAIAGTYPPGSTFKMANDLIGLQEGVITSATRFSCQGPGSSPIRCTHNHQSPLDVYTAIQQSCNPFHWQVFRALMNDQDYGSVKERYNVWRNHLLSMGFGRSLESDLPYEVKGILPTAEFFDKIYGAGHWNAMTVRSLSIGQGEITVTPLQLVNYSAMVANRGWFYPPHIVRALGTEKNLTDFTKKRNIISIQPEYVDVVRKGMEEVVEMGTARAYKMDSIPMAGKTGTADNPHGKPHSVFIGFAPLDNPKIAICVIVENAGFGSTYAAPIASLMIEKYVKRKITRKDLEDRILNMNLLNN
- a CDS encoding YdcF family protein, which codes for MKKKIHLFYRILKVLMYSAGLIFLLAIILAFTTLPFHARHWLGTHKGIIASEPSAIILMGGAGMPSEDGLLRSYFTAILAQKYPMSKIIIALPGDSADDLDSPLQFKKELNLRGVENNRIQFENIGRNTRQQAMKIGEILLDKKKPIAIVTSPEHMYRAILSFEKVGFTVVKGFPTYTISIDEKNLFFNDMDLKGTQGLPPIGHNKQIRYQFWNHLIYEVQVAREAAALLYYKLRSWI
- a CDS encoding acyl transferase; the protein is MERETLRHQIFSVSNRKEFNDLAVKIFHYQYKGNSIYHQFVDGLKKDPSDINSIREIPFLPVSFFKTHKVVTGDYPEQLVFESSGTTGMVPARHYIADPGLYEESFTRGFEMFYNSLKDYNIFALLPSYLERGNSSLVYMIEKLRWKSNQLFGGFYLNELDSLVLHLNEARDAGNKIILFGVSYALLDLVEKFSLNLQDALIFETGGMKGRRTELTRMELHNSLMQGFGVGSIHSEYGMTELLSQAWSGGEGIYHCPPWMQIMISDPNDPISLLDQGVSGGINIIDLANIDSCSFIATQDLGKVYNDGSFEVLGRFDASDIRGCSLLIA